From a region of the Coprococcus comes ATCC 27758 genome:
- a CDS encoding ABC transporter permease, producing MTAIYKRELKSYFQSMTGYVLIAFLVIFTGIYFMAYNLNSGYPYFSYVLMNINYVLIIIIPMLTMRSFAEERKNKTDQLLLAAPVKLFDIVMGKYLAMVTVFAVPCLIFCIFPIIIKSFGTAYLKVDYLSILMFFLLGCVYLAIGMFLSSLTESQIIAAVTTFGVLLLIYLWGGLINFLPTSATSGMIGIVVFVTIVALIIYRMTGNWMIAGIIEAIGVVAVVIVSFVKSSLFENILVNIMKKLYLADVFDNVAYNKLFDVSGLILYLSVAGVFIFLTMQSIQKRRWS from the coding sequence ATGACAGCAATTTATAAACGAGAATTAAAATCCTATTTTCAATCAATGACAGGCTATGTCCTGATCGCCTTCCTTGTGATCTTCACGGGAATCTATTTTATGGCGTACAACTTAAATTCGGGATATCCCTATTTTTCATATGTTCTGATGAATATCAACTACGTGTTGATCATCATTATCCCGATGCTCACCATGCGTTCCTTTGCGGAGGAACGGAAGAACAAGACAGACCAGCTTCTGCTTGCCGCACCGGTAAAATTATTTGATATCGTGATGGGGAAATACCTTGCGATGGTGACGGTATTTGCGGTACCGTGTCTGATTTTTTGTATTTTCCCAATTATCATTAAGAGCTTTGGAACGGCGTATCTGAAGGTGGATTATCTGTCGATTCTGATGTTCTTCCTGCTCGGATGCGTGTATCTGGCAATCGGAATGTTTCTTTCATCACTCACAGAAAGCCAGATCATTGCGGCAGTAACAACCTTTGGCGTTTTGCTTCTGATCTATCTCTGGGGAGGACTGATCAATTTCCTCCCGACATCAGCTACAAGCGGCATGATCGGTATTGTGGTATTCGTTACCATTGTGGCGCTGATCATTTACCGGATGACGGGAAACTGGATGATCGCAGGAATTATCGAAGCAATCGGAGTTGTTGCGGTTGTGATCGTAAGCTTTGTAAAATCTTCATTATTTGAAAATATTTTGGTCAACATCATGAAGAAGCTGTATCTTGCAGATGTATTTGACAACGTAGCATATAACAAGCTTTTCGATGTGAGTGGGCTGATCCTGTATCTGAGTGTGGCAGGTGTATTTATCTTCCTGACCATGCAGTCCATTCAGAAAAGACGTTGGAGTTAG